One stretch of Bacteroidota bacterium DNA includes these proteins:
- a CDS encoding metallophosphoesterase family protein: protein MKYAIISDIHSNLEALQRALSIIDEKQIDEIICLGDVVGYGANPNECVDIVRKRCSTVVLGNHDAAALDVSQAHDFNAIAKKAVVWTSQQLTDESKTFLLSLPMVAKKENILIVHSSPNTPEAWDYIIDNDDASSAIRYFEEKICFIGHTHVPGIFTSHGRAKNITPDDQYLINVGSVGQPRDGNPKLAFGIFDSSTWEYELIRSQYDIQTAAEKIYAAKLPEELGNRLMYGM from the coding sequence ATGAAATACGCAATTATCTCAGATATACACTCGAATTTAGAAGCGCTGCAAAGAGCATTGTCCATTATCGATGAGAAGCAGATCGATGAGATCATCTGTCTCGGCGATGTGGTCGGTTACGGTGCCAATCCCAACGAATGTGTCGATATCGTTCGCAAACGTTGTTCCACTGTGGTCTTAGGTAATCATGATGCTGCCGCTTTGGATGTCTCTCAAGCGCACGACTTTAACGCTATTGCAAAAAAAGCAGTGGTGTGGACTTCGCAGCAGCTGACCGATGAAAGCAAAACATTCTTGTTATCTCTTCCGATGGTTGCCAAAAAAGAAAATATATTGATCGTACACTCTTCCCCCAATACACCGGAAGCGTGGGATTATATCATCGACAATGATGATGCCTCCTCTGCGATCCGTTATTTTGAAGAGAAGATTTGCTTTATCGGTCACACCCATGTTCCCGGAATCTTCACTAGTCACGGCCGTGCAAAGAATATTACGCCGGATGATCAATATCTGATCAATGTGGGAAGTGTCGGCCAGCCGAGGGATGGGAACCCAAAACTCGCTTTTGGGATCTTCGATTCTTCGACATGGGAGTATGAACTGATTCGATCTCAATACGATATTCAAACAGCGGCGGAAAAGATCTATGCCGCAAAACTTCCGGAAGAACTTGGAAACCGGCTGATGTACGGGATGTAA
- a CDS encoding response regulator transcription factor, with translation MSIRVAIVEDNVDYREGLYQILRNNDGFRCLGQFESVEEAMKKLTEVDVVLMDIGLPGKSGTEGVRLVKKKYPDTQVIMLTVFDDSKNIFDAIVAGANGYMLKNTPPQKLLASVEDSAAGGMPMTPMIARKVIEMFKKQFPTEKENYSLTPREQEILNQLIEGLNYSMIAEKLFISLDTVRNHIRHVYEKLHVHSKSQAVAKAIKHNIV, from the coding sequence ATGAGTATTCGAGTCGCAATCGTTGAAGATAATGTTGATTATCGCGAAGGTCTGTATCAGATCCTGCGGAATAATGATGGATTTCGTTGTCTCGGTCAATTTGAGTCAGTAGAAGAAGCGATGAAAAAACTGACTGAGGTCGATGTAGTGTTAATGGATATCGGACTTCCCGGCAAATCCGGAACGGAAGGTGTTCGCCTCGTGAAAAAAAAATATCCCGATACACAGGTAATTATGCTCACTGTTTTTGACGACAGTAAGAATATTTTCGACGCTATTGTTGCGGGTGCCAACGGATATATGCTGAAAAACACTCCTCCGCAAAAACTGCTTGCTTCCGTTGAAGATTCTGCGGCGGGCGGCATGCCGATGACTCCGATGATTGCACGCAAAGTCATAGAGATGTTTAAAAAACAATTCCCGACTGAAAAAGAAAATTATTCACTCACTCCACGCGAACAAGAGATTCTCAATCAACTGATCGAAGGTTTAAACTATAGTATGATTGCAGAGAAACTGTTTATCAGCCTTGACACAGTTCGGAACCACATTCGTCATGTTTACGAGAAACTCCACGTCCATTCTAAATCACAAGCTGTGGCGAAGGCGATAAAACACAATATTGTTTAG
- a CDS encoding protein kinase — MIGKTISHYTILEKLGEGGMGVVYKAIDTKLDRFVALKFLPSHTADTEEGNQRLMQEAKAASSINHPTVCVIYDFEEADGKQFIAMEYVEGMTLRQRMALTPLSLDEIIDVTINIIAALKEAHNKGIVHRDIKPDNIMITNQHQVKVMDFGLAKLKDSIFKTRKSVRVGTLAYLAPEQILGKEINSQTDIFALGVVLYEMTTRRLPFRGEHEAAVMYSILHEECTPVHRYAPDVPTEFVLIIERALKKESRDRFQSAGEMEIQLRQYWKKQSSGSIAPSASASNLPSAQKRRLSAIVFTDMVGYSALAQKNESLSLELLAQQQVIVRSVVPNFSGKEIDTIGDAFFLEFESALEASRCAVEIQKSIREHNGSMAPEKQIHIRIGIHIGDVIHIDNKVQGDGVNIAARIEPIADSGGICVSEDVARQIRNKIDLPLLKIGRPQLKNIQIPVDIYKIVLPWEKQRSGITERMLFTYRRKKIQAIGIALLIVVSSVVTFLLWQNNDPVLSANISAVRDTSGTTVHSTIDNITQTPVMSNASTNSQKEENISPGSIHMPLNNTSSQTEMLRDTAPTDVVRELMIPSNDYRIAVLPFSNISPNKEDEYFADGMTEELISTLSKIQQIRVIARTSIIQYRGSNKKISEIGNELKVKAILTGSVRKSGKKLRITVQLIDVSNQEHLWSEEYNSELTDVFDIQSNVAKRVANALPLKLIAPINQNADSRRQVNIEAYTLYLQGRFYWNKRFPLDLLQSVEYFKKSIQKDSQFSLAYAGLADAYVLLGNFYVLPPPEAYPLAKKAALKALELDASLPEAHTSLGFTLMHYDWNWSEAEKEFRTSLELNPSYAMGQSWYAYFLTVTGRFDEAVAARKHAQELDPLSIVISSEIGLTLYFSGKFQEAIDQYQTVLRSDPSFYAAYIPLGGALLQQKRYDEAIVAFKKARIYSLNHPIPTAALAYAYAVSGKRKESRTIAEELKKNSVKTYISPYWIGIIYAGLGENETAFQWMKKGIDQHDGSMILLKVEPILGTLRNDKRYTELLTNIGLN; from the coding sequence ATGATCGGGAAAACAATATCGCATTATACTATTCTCGAGAAATTGGGTGAAGGGGGCATGGGCGTTGTTTATAAAGCCATTGATACAAAACTCGACCGCTTTGTTGCGCTGAAGTTTCTTCCGTCGCACACCGCTGATACCGAAGAAGGAAATCAACGACTGATGCAGGAAGCGAAAGCAGCATCCTCTATCAATCATCCGACTGTCTGCGTTATTTATGACTTTGAAGAGGCTGATGGAAAACAATTTATCGCCATGGAGTATGTTGAGGGAATGACACTACGACAACGGATGGCACTTACTCCTCTTTCCTTGGATGAAATTATCGATGTTACGATTAATATCATTGCCGCATTAAAAGAGGCACACAATAAGGGAATTGTTCATCGTGATATAAAGCCCGATAACATCATGATCACCAATCAACATCAGGTAAAGGTGATGGATTTCGGGTTGGCAAAATTAAAAGATTCCATTTTCAAAACACGGAAATCCGTTAGAGTTGGAACGCTTGCTTATCTTGCGCCGGAACAGATTCTGGGAAAGGAAATAAATTCACAAACCGATATCTTTGCCCTTGGCGTTGTCTTATATGAAATGACAACAAGACGGCTTCCGTTTCGCGGGGAGCATGAAGCGGCAGTCATGTATTCCATCTTACATGAGGAATGTACTCCCGTGCATCGTTATGCTCCTGATGTGCCGACGGAATTTGTTCTCATTATTGAAAGAGCACTCAAGAAGGAATCGCGAGATCGTTTTCAATCGGCAGGTGAAATGGAAATTCAACTTCGTCAGTATTGGAAGAAACAATCTTCAGGGTCAATTGCACCATCGGCGAGTGCTTCAAATCTGCCGTCGGCACAGAAACGAAGACTTTCCGCAATAGTCTTTACGGATATGGTCGGTTACAGTGCCTTGGCGCAAAAAAATGAATCGCTTTCATTGGAACTGTTGGCCCAACAGCAGGTGATCGTCAGATCGGTTGTTCCCAATTTCAGCGGAAAAGAAATCGATACGATCGGTGATGCATTCTTTTTGGAATTTGAAAGTGCGCTGGAAGCATCACGGTGCGCGGTTGAGATACAAAAAAGTATTCGCGAGCACAATGGTTCGATGGCGCCGGAAAAACAGATCCACATCCGAATCGGAATTCATATTGGAGATGTCATCCATATTGATAATAAAGTGCAAGGCGACGGTGTGAATATTGCCGCCCGAATTGAACCGATCGCCGATTCCGGGGGTATTTGTGTTTCGGAAGATGTTGCCCGCCAGATCAGGAATAAGATCGATCTGCCTCTGCTCAAAATCGGTAGACCTCAATTAAAAAATATTCAAATTCCTGTAGACATTTATAAAATTGTTCTTCCGTGGGAAAAACAACGCAGCGGAATTACGGAGCGTATGTTATTTACGTATAGACGTAAAAAAATTCAAGCGATTGGCATCGCGTTGTTGATAGTTGTCAGTAGTGTAGTGACTTTTCTTCTTTGGCAAAACAATGATCCCGTATTATCAGCGAATATTTCCGCTGTCCGTGATACTTCCGGTACGACGGTTCATTCCACAATCGACAACATAACGCAAACACCAGTGATGAGCAACGCTTCCACGAACAGTCAAAAGGAAGAAAATATTTCACCTGGGTCAATACACATGCCGTTGAACAATACATCTTCTCAAACCGAGATGCTGCGTGATACTGCTCCAACGGACGTTGTTCGTGAATTGATGATTCCTTCAAACGATTACAGAATAGCGGTACTTCCATTCTCAAATATCAGTCCGAATAAAGAGGATGAATACTTTGCGGACGGTATGACGGAAGAACTTATTTCGACACTTTCTAAAATTCAACAGATTAGAGTGATTGCACGAACATCAATCATACAATACAGGGGAAGCAATAAAAAGATCTCGGAAATTGGAAACGAATTGAAGGTGAAAGCGATTTTGACAGGCAGCGTACGAAAGTCGGGCAAGAAACTCCGGATCACCGTGCAATTAATTGATGTCTCCAATCAGGAACATTTATGGTCTGAGGAATACAACAGTGAACTGACGGATGTTTTTGATATACAATCGAATGTTGCCAAGCGGGTCGCAAACGCACTTCCTCTGAAGCTCATAGCTCCGATCAATCAAAATGCTGATAGTAGACGGCAGGTAAATATTGAAGCATATACTTTGTATTTGCAGGGGAGATTTTATTGGAACAAACGGTTTCCGCTAGATTTACTCCAAAGTGTAGAATATTTCAAAAAATCAATTCAAAAAGACAGCCAATTTTCGTTGGCATACGCAGGACTTGCCGATGCATACGTACTGCTGGGAAATTTTTATGTACTGCCACCACCCGAAGCATATCCCTTGGCAAAAAAAGCGGCACTCAAAGCTCTTGAACTCGATGCGTCCCTGCCCGAAGCTCACACATCGTTAGGATTTACGTTGATGCACTATGATTGGAACTGGAGTGAGGCGGAAAAAGAATTTCGAACTTCGTTGGAGCTTAATCCAAGTTATGCAATGGGTCAAAGCTGGTATGCATATTTTCTAACAGTCACAGGTAGATTTGATGAAGCTGTTGCAGCTCGGAAACATGCGCAAGAATTGGATCCTCTTTCGATCGTCATCAGTTCCGAAATAGGGCTGACGCTGTATTTTTCGGGAAAATTTCAGGAAGCGATCGATCAGTATCAAACGGTACTGAGAAGTGATCCAAGTTTTTATGCTGCATACATCCCATTGGGCGGGGCATTACTTCAGCAAAAACGTTATGATGAAGCAATTGTGGCGTTCAAGAAAGCCAGGATCTATTCCCTCAACCATCCCATACCGACTGCAGCGCTTGCATATGCGTACGCCGTTTCGGGGAAGAGAAAAGAGTCCCGTACAATTGCAGAAGAATTGAAAAAAAATTCTGTGAAGACATACATATCGCCGTACTGGATAGGAATTATTTATGCCGGTTTGGGTGAAAACGAAACAGCATTTCAGTGGATGAAAAAAGGAATCGACCAACATGATGGGTCAATGATCCTCTTAAAAGTCGAACCGATTCTCGGCACGTTGCGGAACGATAAACGGTATACAGAACTACTCACGAATATCGGTTTGAACTAA
- a CDS encoding response regulator transcription factor, which yields MSEITDIKNSAISLWIVEDNKVYRQNIEKLAQQIPWVTECKAFETGELTLQAFQNETPPELLLLDLVLPGIDGITTLKKIKRISPSTKVLILTVQDDEEQIFQAISSGADGYLLKATSTDSIIQSIEDAMKGGAPINAYIASKILSAFKRANKPAFDYGLTEREKEILELLILGISRKKIADKIFISYHTVDFHIRNIYSKLHVNSLPDAVAKTIKEKIV from the coding sequence ATGAGTGAAATAACTGATATCAAGAATAGTGCTATTTCGTTGTGGATTGTTGAGGATAATAAAGTATACCGCCAAAACATTGAAAAACTTGCTCAACAGATCCCATGGGTTACTGAATGTAAAGCATTTGAAACGGGCGAACTTACCTTGCAAGCGTTTCAAAACGAAACACCTCCAGAGCTTCTTCTGCTCGATCTCGTCCTGCCGGGGATTGACGGCATTACTACACTCAAAAAAATAAAGCGGATATCTCCATCCACCAAAGTGCTTATTTTGACGGTTCAGGATGATGAAGAGCAGATATTTCAGGCGATTTCGAGCGGTGCAGATGGATATTTATTAAAAGCGACTTCTACGGATTCGATAATTCAATCCATTGAAGATGCGATGAAAGGGGGTGCTCCGATCAACGCCTATATTGCGAGCAAAATTCTCTCTGCGTTTAAAAGAGCAAATAAACCCGCATTCGATTATGGGTTGACAGAGCGGGAAAAAGAAATTCTTGAACTTCTCATACTGGGTATCTCCCGTAAAAAAATTGCGGACAAAATTTTTATCAGCTACCATACCGTCGATTTTCATATCAGGAATATTTACAGCAAGCTGCATGTCAATTCGCTGCCAGATGCAGTAGCAAAGACGATTAAAGAAAAGATAGTATAA
- a CDS encoding tetratricopeptide repeat protein: protein MKKFLTVAGIIAFAVGTIFLLAYIFLLIEPVDEVSSKDYNREGIALMDKGELDSAIQFYQKAIEFDKNNVNPYFNQGLAFYKKGNIDSAILLYEQAIKLDPKESDVYNNLGVIYYEKGNYDKAIQLYEKSIKFNPKKTNHYFNLGFVHLHHRNPEKAIVMFQKVIDRNSKSSEGYKYLGHAYEMKGDDAKQIAAYQKAAALGDEEIQQWLTQRGKTW from the coding sequence TTGAAGAAATTTCTGACCGTAGCAGGTATTATTGCATTCGCTGTAGGGACTATTTTTCTTCTTGCTTATATTTTTCTTTTGATAGAGCCAGTTGATGAAGTGTCTTCTAAGGATTACAATAGAGAAGGAATTGCTTTAATGGACAAAGGAGAACTTGACAGCGCCATACAGTTCTACCAAAAAGCTATTGAATTTGATAAAAATAATGTGAACCCGTACTTTAATCAAGGGTTAGCATTTTATAAAAAAGGGAATATTGATAGTGCAATATTGCTCTATGAACAAGCAATCAAGCTCGATCCTAAGGAGTCCGATGTTTATAATAATTTAGGTGTGATATATTATGAAAAGGGGAATTATGATAAAGCCATTCAGCTCTATGAAAAGTCGATTAAATTTAATCCCAAAAAAACAAATCATTACTTCAATTTAGGATTCGTGCACCTTCATCATCGCAATCCAGAGAAGGCGATTGTTATGTTCCAAAAAGTTATCGATCGTAATTCGAAATCGTCCGAGGGGTACAAATATTTGGGGCATGCATATGAAATGAAAGGTGACGACGCGAAGCAAATAGCTGCGTATCAAAAAGCAGCCGCACTTGGCGATGAAGAAATTCAACAATGGTTGACGCAACGGGGTAAAACGTGGTGA
- a CDS encoding GAF domain-containing protein: MRNEQRQYYSTVEEENTALARAVEELTVLNEMAQAAAVSLDLNEMLKTIVKRSLQALQAEQGVITLVDENNAEQTKTLVRIIVRSSEDNKFHFNEGLLGWMLLNKQPLLLNDPAHNVQFNRIPWEEPISSLLCVPMMIKGNLTGVITVYNSTERAFNQNDQRLLTIIASQMSHIIENTRLEEERREMQIRIARDLHDDIASSLSSIALYAESVKRLLRDAPPQAIETIDKMTSLSHNAVDTMGDIVWSIAPEHDSLNDLFSRLKNLTVDLCSTKEIRHHVSIPEDLVEKELSVVVRRNIFLIFKEALNNILTHSHARNIFIKIVLHNGLFEMMIHDDGIGYKLDRSESGSVSNGGHGLKNMEKRAREIDAKLSIVSEKEKGTTLILSKKMT, translated from the coding sequence ATGAGGAATGAACAACGGCAATATTATTCAACGGTAGAGGAAGAGAATACCGCATTGGCGCGCGCCGTTGAGGAATTGACTGTCCTGAATGAAATGGCGCAAGCGGCAGCGGTAAGTTTGGATTTAAATGAAATGCTGAAGACCATCGTAAAACGATCGTTGCAAGCGTTACAAGCTGAGCAAGGCGTTATTACGCTTGTTGACGAAAACAATGCTGAACAAACGAAAACGCTGGTACGCATTATCGTTCGATCGAGCGAAGATAATAAATTTCATTTTAACGAAGGATTATTGGGATGGATGTTGTTGAATAAACAACCATTACTATTGAACGATCCGGCGCACAATGTTCAATTTAACCGAATTCCATGGGAAGAACCGATCTCCTCGTTGTTGTGTGTACCGATGATGATAAAAGGAAATCTGACTGGAGTGATCACAGTCTATAACTCAACAGAAAGAGCTTTCAACCAAAACGATCAACGACTCTTGACTATTATTGCATCACAAATGTCCCATATCATAGAAAATACCCGTCTGGAAGAAGAAAGACGAGAGATGCAGATACGCATCGCACGTGATTTACATGACGACATTGCATCGTCGTTAAGTAGCATAGCACTCTACGCCGAAAGTGTAAAACGATTATTGCGTGATGCACCGCCGCAAGCGATTGAGACCATCGATAAAATGACATCCCTATCGCACAATGCTGTCGATACGATGGGAGATATTGTCTGGTCGATTGCACCGGAACATGATTCTCTCAATGATTTGTTCAGTCGATTGAAAAACCTTACTGTCGATTTGTGCAGTACAAAGGAGATCCGTCATCATGTTTCAATTCCAGAGGATCTGGTTGAGAAAGAATTATCAGTTGTCGTACGACGGAATATATTCCTTATTTTCAAGGAGGCTCTGAACAACATTCTGACCCATTCACATGCCCGAAATATTTTTATCAAAATTGTGTTGCATAATGGTTTGTTTGAAATGATGATTCACGATGACGGTATCGGATATAAACTTGATCGAAGCGAAAGTGGCAGCGTATCAAATGGCGGCCATGGATTGAAAAATATGGAGAAGCGTGCAAGAGAAATAGATGCAAAGCTATCAATTGTATCCGAAAAAGAAAAAGGTACGACATTGATACTTTCTAAAAAAATGACATGA
- a CDS encoding two-component regulator propeller domain-containing protein, whose amino-acid sequence MKTTCHNIILLCVVFLFPSIAISQSPFTFEQFTLKNGLSENTVNAIVQTRDGYLWIGTANGLNRFDGKNFKTFYNYTHTLQVNYIRTLFEDSKGNLWVGTWGGGVCLFDRKTEQFSLLNNYLKLEKATSNNLVRCFAEDSQGLIWIGSLNGGLFSYDQREKILRRYLIGIDITAIYPMHNGELWIASNIRGLFKFNPKTGSVLSVLHDPKDPQSLAMNSVISILPFRDSLLIVGLHTGVDIVNKRTLKVAHFIPSAIGKNLIKPIILDRQKRLWLGSYGHDGVYLVERMGTKDQMITNIRATSSDEKGLTGNNIRCILEDYSGNIWFGTETGLCKLSATKMFERHEDFANKKHDQRSTTVTKIYQDRNKNLWIGYDGDGFIKIDATTGDTTIFCYTGVDPQKIAENNISDIYEDRFGTIWIATKGIGLKKLHRDYKTFTNYFHNPKDSTSLRSNLTARLLELDDGTFLVGTQFGADVMDRTKGTFIRINDYLSKKTNIEELDEFPFPFLQDHHGTIWMGPTRYHTKTNKVSRFAVNKNIPSSLTPEIETTVFEDSQGRIWIGTFGGGVSKYIDSNNTFKRYTTANGLPHDIVFSIEEDHYGNLWMGTINGLAKFNPATETFRTYTTDDGLRNNEFNWRTSLNTHDGKLYFGGRDGYISFKPEDMKNDTFVSNVVMTSFKVFGREIAISELADPGKEITLEFNQNFFSIEYAFLDYLPHKKNQFKYMLTGFDDTWHQSGDNTTATYTDVHPGTYDFIIQASNRDGVWGVPKKMAVITIVPAFWMTWWFKGLVIIAILSMVYSVYRYRMIKIYEMQNVRMKIAGDLHDEIGSNLSGIAIATQMKARDDKFSEKDKQELLDIGQTAIQTANAMRDIVWFINPQNDSTENLFLKMKETAKSLLRSTNIEFEFSGTPNFALSLEHRRNLFLIYKEAIHNVVKHSGATKVTISFSEENSQLHMIIRDNGKFIQQNIKRDGLGLTSMKNRALSCRGTLNIIPDEHGTSLFLTIPFS is encoded by the coding sequence GTGAAAACAACATGTCATAATATCATCCTGCTTTGCGTAGTATTTCTATTCCCTTCTATTGCAATCTCACAATCACCATTTACGTTTGAACAATTCACTTTAAAAAATGGATTGTCTGAAAACACAGTTAATGCGATAGTACAAACTCGCGACGGGTATCTATGGATTGGTACAGCTAACGGACTTAATCGATTTGATGGAAAAAACTTCAAGACATTTTATAATTATACGCACACACTGCAAGTAAATTACATTCGGACATTATTTGAGGACAGCAAGGGAAATTTGTGGGTCGGAACGTGGGGCGGCGGTGTATGTCTATTTGACAGAAAAACTGAACAATTTAGTTTATTGAATAATTATCTCAAATTAGAGAAAGCAACCAGTAATAATTTAGTTCGGTGTTTTGCTGAAGATTCACAAGGATTAATATGGATTGGGTCTCTGAATGGCGGATTATTTAGTTATGATCAAAGGGAAAAAATATTACGCCGATACCTTATTGGAATTGATATCACTGCCATTTACCCAATGCATAACGGAGAGTTATGGATTGCTTCCAACATTCGAGGTCTTTTCAAATTCAATCCTAAGACGGGATCAGTACTCTCCGTTCTACATGATCCGAAGGATCCACAATCGTTGGCAATGAACAGCGTCATATCAATACTACCGTTTAGAGATTCGTTGCTTATTGTTGGTCTACATACTGGTGTGGATATAGTAAATAAAAGGACGTTAAAGGTTGCTCATTTTATTCCCTCTGCGATAGGAAAAAATCTCATCAAACCTATTATTCTTGACAGGCAGAAGCGACTGTGGCTCGGTTCATATGGTCATGATGGAGTTTATCTTGTTGAACGAATGGGAACAAAGGATCAAATGATAACAAACATCCGTGCAACTTCATCTGACGAGAAAGGGCTTACCGGTAACAATATTCGGTGTATTCTTGAAGATTATTCGGGGAACATTTGGTTTGGCACCGAAACCGGCTTATGCAAATTATCAGCAACAAAAATGTTTGAACGGCATGAAGATTTTGCAAATAAAAAACATGATCAGAGAAGCACCACTGTCACAAAAATTTATCAAGATCGCAATAAGAATCTGTGGATTGGGTATGATGGAGATGGCTTCATAAAAATCGATGCTACGACAGGAGATACTACAATATTTTGCTATACAGGAGTGGATCCTCAAAAAATAGCAGAGAATAATATATCGGATATTTACGAAGACCGTTTTGGAACAATATGGATTGCCACAAAAGGAATAGGCCTAAAAAAATTACATCGTGATTACAAAACATTTACTAACTATTTCCATAATCCAAAAGATTCAACATCACTTCGAAGCAATCTAACGGCACGCTTATTGGAATTGGATGATGGAACATTCCTTGTTGGTACACAATTTGGCGCAGATGTGATGGATCGAACAAAGGGTACGTTTATTCGGATCAACGATTATCTTTCAAAAAAAACAAATATTGAAGAGCTTGACGAGTTTCCCTTTCCATTTCTTCAAGATCATCATGGTACGATATGGATGGGTCCAACGCGATATCATACAAAGACAAATAAAGTATCGCGTTTTGCCGTCAATAAAAATATTCCTTCTTCGCTGACTCCAGAAATCGAAACGACGGTGTTTGAAGATTCACAGGGAAGAATATGGATAGGTACTTTCGGAGGGGGTGTATCCAAATATATTGATTCAAATAATACCTTTAAGCGATATACAACGGCAAATGGTTTGCCCCATGATATTGTTTTTTCCATTGAAGAAGATCACTATGGAAATTTATGGATGGGAACGATAAACGGACTTGCAAAATTCAATCCGGCAACAGAAACATTCCGAACGTATACCACTGATGATGGTCTTAGAAACAATGAATTCAACTGGAGGACCAGTCTCAACACTCATGACGGCAAACTGTATTTTGGCGGAAGAGATGGATACATTTCATTCAAGCCGGAAGATATGAAAAATGATACATTCGTATCAAACGTTGTTATGACTTCCTTTAAAGTTTTTGGCAGAGAGATTGCAATATCGGAATTAGCCGATCCCGGGAAGGAAATCACTTTAGAATTCAATCAAAACTTCTTTTCTATAGAGTATGCATTCTTGGATTATCTACCGCACAAAAAAAATCAATTTAAATACATGCTCACAGGGTTTGACGATACATGGCATCAATCCGGTGATAATACAACAGCAACATATACCGATGTGCATCCCGGGACATATGATTTCATCATTCAAGCCAGTAATCGGGATGGTGTATGGGGTGTTCCAAAGAAAATGGCAGTAATTACAATCGTGCCGGCGTTTTGGATGACATGGTGGTTCAAAGGATTGGTGATTATCGCAATACTATCGATGGTCTATAGTGTGTATCGGTATCGGATGATAAAAATATATGAAATGCAAAACGTCCGGATGAAAATTGCCGGAGATTTACACGATGAGATCGGGAGTAATTTAAGCGGAATAGCGATTGCAACACAAATGAAAGCACGCGACGACAAATTCTCCGAAAAGGATAAGCAGGAATTACTGGATATCGGACAAACAGCAATACAAACAGCCAATGCCATGCGGGATATTGTTTGGTTTATTAATCCGCAAAATGATTCTACGGAAAATCTATTTCTCAAAATGAAAGAGACGGCAAAATCTCTGCTGCGGTCAACGAACATAGAGTTTGAATTTTCGGGAACCCCGAACTTTGCTCTATCGCTTGAACATCGAAGGAACCTTTTTCTTATTTATAAAGAAGCTATTCATAACGTAGTGAAACATTCCGGAGCCACAAAAGTGACCATTTCTTTTTCGGAAGAGAATTCACAACTGCATATGATCATCCGTGACAATGGAAAATTTATTCAACAAAATATAAAGCGTGATGGACTCGGTTTAACCAGCATGAAAAACCGCGCATTGTCGTGTCGTGGAACCTTGAACATTATTCCTGATGAGCATGGAACGTCGCTCTTTCTGACAATCCCCTTTTCATAA